TaccccctctgagaaccgacgtggatcgtattcgaatcagcgtcgttaaacaattctaaaagtcacttgggggcttcctgttcaaacatgggtcgtattcgaaccaaagagaacatagctgtcggtaccctcttgattggcatcgccacacccactgggggctatatgatcatatccgaatcttggcttaacccccttgggccgggtctctggtcgtattcgaaccggaagcccctaaagttcctctgctttatcacaagtttactctgattatgtcaaggtgtgtacggccgggtctcactttaccggcttaactttggtttacagtgttcgttgaacgccatgggtgtcattacgacaggtaaatcggagttaagataccaaccttgttacccgggttatctaaaccggaagtatgcttacaggccgctaagtgtattattacggctgtgttaaggatataattgaggaccagtcttttttgattcatattccgggttatctatccaaaacacctgattctcagggcagtaagctgccttgagacttgtgatttgcctttctatgcaggttatttaaaggcacctctttgaggttgagaaaaacaaagggatggttataacccggagaaatatcaaagagacaacttcaaaggactttcgcattcaatacgtgcacgatagCACGGCAGAAATGAActgttgcacctattctattacaaaaactcatcgagtctaagacgggtggaacattgtttggtaaaccgccagccgagtcacgatgcccgctgagttgaagtctccggctcgttcctgtcttctcctccggctgatcccaacacctggaaggttgatgacttccagtcgatgccgctgagagcttcgaattgggcttcctcgtcaattaacccggccgggtcaatctccggggcgaaggtgtgctgacgagccggagggatcaggttgagggcttcatagcaaggggttggaatcctctgattctccgcatcataacccggctggtacttggtcagatccgtgtcgttcccgataagggtggccaccgggcgtacagccttcacgcacgctgcgaagtccttctggtcaaaaGTGGAGCCGTCCtccttcagacttggatagccaagggcgatgtccgccaggtctaactccggcaggaatgccttggcccggctcagcgcggcgatcgctccggctctcgcagaggcccgtcgcagctcttggatccgctgaggcagaacggcgagccggcgcaggacttctgccaggtgagtcggcacctcgttggatagggccaccacagctaaggcgcgctgtgacccggtgtagagctgctccaccagggtgtacacggcctttagcttggtgaccacgctctggttgaggttggcacttctgggacctatttaacagaatcagataagccggcgacaaggatgaatcatgagatgtaaacattctaacatggatgaaagccggtgaggcgacttaccgaagatggcggccaccatttgggaaacctggcgctttaggccggagagctcggcgtcttctcagagagagccttctccgcctgttccgcccgagtcaccagtgcggccttctcttcggcccaggcttttctctcagcatcaaactcggtcttcaactTTTCTTGCATGgcaatgctggatacaaacttggcgtttgccttccaggtctccatctcctgcatcttcagccggctcttgagatccgcaaggtccgcctctagcttcttgcccacagcctgtataaatttctgggttatgacatgagcagttaatatataagtcccaagcactttccaagcaaagacacttggcacttgggggctaatgcatattgaacgtatctatctacatactgccggctcgATTGAGTAAGCCAGAACCTAAGTACAACATATtcaaatcataagtcgtcgacttgggggctagcatggcaaaggtaactatgcagtaagtaagaagatagcagaaggatacctcagatttttgctggatcttgTTTACCATGGtgacctcggcgtcccggctcttgtgtacttggctgatgtagccagagacgagctctccaatgctcaggttggtgtagttggagaggtccagattcgcccggtggggctgcagcaactcccccttagcggagcacttggccaacacggtcggtctccccggctcaacaaactccgtccgggtgattaccacgtccgggtcgtctgctggtggaactgagtcggaggcctccgggttaaccgaagcttcggtcgttgccttggtagttggggcagtggcttcaggtgctgtgtccattggagtggtagcttcgggggcggaggcagctggtgGTTCTTGAACCGTCACATCCagctcaggcaaatccggcactccggctgatctggtcttctttgctcttttggtgagttttgcccgggcactgaaaagacagaagtgttaagcacacaaagagtaagtacagacaaagataatgtaagatggttgtcattacccgggcgcggtcttgaaagtcggaagactcgactgcatagagttgcccaaagaaggggaggtctcctgataattggagtcagaagaattgagtggctgacggataacacccgccaacggatgaaaagggtacaagtgagaaaaaaacctcagttcgacgcttccttgttgcgtcgggtaacccggcggagagatcggtgtccttgttggtccgggtgtgacgccggctttcatgaacctgtcgcttcaaaataaattgagggtcttggtaagctaaaggatgtgaaaagcttactttccgggttacccttcggactttcagctgtggcaagggctccgagtcggaggaaagtgacattacctgttcaaccaccgggttactggcgccagtgtcatcctgtcaatgagcaagtgttgataaggaaAACAGCAACAAATAACAAGTACAGCAAGAATTTAAAGGCTtgggggttacctctgactcggagctgtcgcttaattgcatcagctccgaagcagtaggcctgcttccttttttgcgaggggcggctttcttcgccttcctggccttcttggccgcctcatggtcatatttgacccgccagaacttatcatcagcctgaaaaatacaatgatgaattctCAAAACGGTTCAGATGCAGGTTATATGCAGAAGGAGATAAAAcattaaagtcagcggcttaccgctggggctgggttggtcttgcagaagggggctaacccggtccttccgcagtctgtcaggctctcgtttaaaagagccttggtcatctcctctgcaacgtcttctgaaagatcattgcggctgtgcctctgagggtcatcctttcgtccggtgtactcacacattaagccggggcggcggctcaatgggatcacccgccatgaggtccagacccggaccaggtcgattctgTTCAGACCATTACCCAggagagctttgattttgttgatcgtggggagcagaggttggcgctccgcttgagtcagcttgtccgacagtgggtgagtcggctccagacgtgttgggcgaaagccgggcagcgggctttcgtcagccggggatgtatcttggcagtagaaccaagtcatgttccaatcctttgggtggctcggcggctctgcgtaagggaaaagacagtccctacgccgctggatggagatgccacctaactccagacttggcccattggcacactcattctgacggtttaagtaaaacagctctctgaagagcagcagactcggctcttctccaaggtaaacctcgcagaagacttggaaattgcagatgttggacactgagttgggtcctatgtcttggggccgcaagtcgaagaaattgagcacgtccctaaaaaactttgagccgggcggtgcaaagccccggctcatgtgatctgcaaaaatcactacctccccatcctttggttgtggcctttcttctgacgggtcaggggcacggtaggacatgatgtctttcttgggcagatatcctgacttaacaaaatcagctagggtctcgttggtcacgttggacctcatccagttgcaagtgatgggagccttgggaggcatggtgaaagttggcagtctatgacaaaaaggaaaatgtccgggttaattataagccggagatctacagttcCAAACTAAGGTGGcagcttatgaaggggactaatgatatatactcaggtacagtgggttacttaagccgcaggggcattcagaataagttgattatctacggccttatcacagttaagccggaggaatctacgaagcatggttttctttaaaccggaggattctacagcgcgtggtttctttaaaccggaattataagccgccaagattcaatggttgcagtttttactaagtgtggtaaaacaggtttcacatactgcagtaacttttttggatcaaaatggtcggtccaaagaaaattttctagacctaaaatacGGGCACAGgggatgttcttgagctcgaacgaagcaTTCATGCAGTAGAAAGAGATCTACGGGCATTTGAAATGAGTCCTAAACAACtgccgcactagttctatacaaggctaaagatcaaacaagggcagtgactaggagaactaccgaagcttgtggcaatggcgaagaacacggacgaaccCTATGGTAGATCTATCCTACAGGACAAGCAAGACTTACCAGAGCTGGAGAGCCGCGGAGGTTGTCACGTTTCTCTggtccgttcagggtgatgcagcggcctgagctggtgacgatgaggagacccgcggcggcgacggcggcggagctcgagcggcacgggacagtgagaggaggaagatgacagagaagggagcgtgagaagagcccgtcgggccggcctattcataaggcaaggtcataagtgggcgcgagattcaaggagaccacggcgtggttatctcccgacggaacgcctcgattttcgggatgacagtaaagagaaagatccgttgcggatctgacggagtaaaaaacggacttaatggaggatgacgtcacggcggattatccggagtccagaggatgacgtcacgccgggttatggccttcacatgaatggtaagccggagattttttctgtcagaagagttgaagattgatttgagccggctcaaatcaatctggggcctaatgttgaggatatagaccttagagtcacccgccaggaggggccgggttactcgtatggtcattaccagaagcccggagccaagcttgaagacgataggccagagatgggctaagacccggatatggcttaaggcccgtaattacaatcattgttatgatagaacttgtagtgtaaggcaagaatagttgagagtccgagccggacactcttatgagccgcccgggactctgagagctgcagggcgtcagcctccttatataaagggacgacccagcagcggttgaggggcgacaacaatctcatcgagagccggacatagctgtttagctccctggtgatcgtaaccctaatcaataccacctcaaactggacgtaggcttttaccttcaccgtaaggggccgaaccagtataaaccctcgtgttccttgtcccgcattaacccttcaagcttcctagttgcgatggctccacgactaagtcctagctcgaggacatctgtcgtgacaattccacgacaggtccGTCGAGGCCATGGTAGGGCTTCCGATGGCGGTAGACTCATAGGTGAAGGACCCGTTTCACTTTTTGGTGCGCTGTCATGCGGGTGCAGGGGACAAAGTGTTGTTTTCGAAAGATCGTTGGCTTCAAGCGTCGCGTCACAAAAATCTCCCCAACGATGACAACTGTTATTTCGTATTATTGGGCGGTCAGGGATGGACTGTTGTTGTCGTTGGGCTACTGACATGGAGGGGAGCTGCTCTTTGAGGGCTTGGTTCAGTTTATACGCCTATGACAGATTATCTTGGAGGTACAATTGAACCCTCGGGTAGTGACTTTGCTATTTGGAAAGGGTTGAAATATATACCACCAGTCGAGCTCCCCGCAGTCCCATGATGGGTTGGATCACACCCCACGTATTGCGCATCCGCCATGGTTGGAGCCATACCCGAGCTTGGGCCCGCTCCCAAGATCCCTGACTCGGCTGCATGCACCCTACCGGCATGTACCACAGTCAATCTCTCTGCGTACCACCACCCCGCCCATGGTGCACCTGCGACGACGCTTTAAACGACGAGGTCGAGACCTGCAACCGATCCCGAACCCTAGCAAAATGGCAAGGGAAGTTGACAATATCCCCGTTGTCAACTGACTCCCCGACCCGAAGGGAACGTGCCGTCACGCCCCTGGTGTCCTGGAGCACGAGGCGGAGAGCGTCCCGGCGAAGTCAGAGCTCCCCGTCGACGAGAGTCACGGTGCGCGGGCACAATATTTTTTGCTACCAAAATGCTCACCAAAATTTTCCCAATGGAACCAAGCAAGTCCGCAAAGGCACAGGTGACAGGACCCTTGCTTCCACGAGTGCGTGCGTACAGCCGTCAAAGCTTGTCGGTCTCTCGGGCTCGCTCGCCCCCTGCCCCCGTCAAACAGAAACAGGCGTGCGCTCGCCCACCTAATCCCAAATCCAAACAAATCCGGCTCCTCTCAAATCCCCCGGTTCTCCATCCGTCCATCCCTCccccctcctctcctctcccccgTCTTGTTTTACCGAGCGATCCCCCCAGCGAGCTAAACCCTAGATCCTCCGCCCAACCGCTAAAACCCTAGCAGGCGAAGGTACGGCTCCTCCCCGCCCCCTCTCGCGCTCGCCTCCTCGGCTGTACGGATCGAGCCAACTTGTTTCTCGAACCCTAGTGGACTAATCTGTTCTTCGTTGGattgctcttgttttgctgcctgCGATTGCAGTTCGTGTGTCCGGGGCAAGGATGGCCGAGCCCTCCAGGGTGATCCACATCCGGAACGTCGGGCATGAGATCTCCGAGGTGAGTGAATCCTGGCCCCCTTTCCCGAGCTGCTCGGCGGAATTCCTCGCCCGGATTGCTCTGTTGTCCGGTTCAAAGTTTGATCTTTTCGGTCTTCTCGTTGCGTGCAGACTGACCTGCTCCAGGTGGTGCAGCCGTTTGGCGCGGTCGCCAAGCTCGTCATGCTGCGGACCAAGAACCAGGTGCCCTCTCGGCCTCAGCCGTAGTTTCATTAGGTGGATGGATGCGCGCTTCTTGCAGTTTTGTGTGATTGTAATGTGGCGTTTGTGCCGCTGCTACTGCAGGCCCTTGTCCAGATGGAGGACCTGTCTGCTTCAATTAGCGCCATCCAATACTACACTACGATTCAACCTAGCGTGAGGTAATCTTCTTCTTGGACCTTATGTGGGCGCATCCTAAAGAATTTTCCTCTTGGTGCTTCAGTGTCAGCCGTTTTCTGTCTGTAGAGTTACTTTTTGAGTTATGTTTCTGTGTGTTGCTATTATTATCCACAATAGCAGAGAGTTATGTCATTGTCATACTTAATGTTGTTATGCTTCCATTAATTTTTTACTTAACGTTGCTATGCTTCCATTATAATTTACAAAATCAGATAGTGATGTCAGTTTTCATGCCATATCAGGGGAAGAAACGTATACTTGCAGTACTCATCTCACCAGGAACTGACTACTGATCAGAGCTCTCATGGACGGAATCCTGATCAGGTACATAATTATCCAGTTGCACTTTGGGTTCTATACTCTATTAGCATGATTGCTTTTCTATAGGTAATCAGCTGTTTTGTGCATTTCTGTAATCTATGATCTCTGCATGTAAACATATTGGCCTGTTTTCATTCCTTCTACTTAGAGTGTGGGTTGCTCTTCTCTAATATAACATTATGGGTTCTTGCTTCACAGTATATACCAACCTAAATGACCAAGAGTTTAAAAATGAACAGCTGGCTTTTCAAAAATATTATATGCACGTTGTAATGAGGTACTGATGCAAGAAAAAAAATCATCATTTCTTAGAAGAGATCATCACACATTAGAAAGTTAGTTGGCCCTCGTTCAGAACTTTGAAGCCTATAAGCTCTTACCCAACTGCATATGATGGTTTAGTTGCATCCATTTATCAGTTTTTGAATCTTTTGGGCCTTGAATTGTTCGTCGTGATATACATTCTTGGACATAATGTGTATGTTTTCCCATGAAATAGGTGCTTGCTCAAATCTATTTTTATTGTTCGGGCCTTTCAAAGTGTGCTGCTAAAAAATATTCTTTTGTCGTGCCAGCAACCATGTAATATTACTGTTACTGATTAATTAAGAAATTAAAAGAAAAGTAAAATAAGTCATTCCATATAAAATGTAATAACTTTTCATACTGTTGTTATTTTCACCTACTTTTTCATCATTTGCTGTAGCTTACTGATTTAGTTTACATGCTCTCTCTACTCTCTTCTATTCCAACTAGATACCTATTCTTCTCTATTcattcttctctctctctcctctatTCTTTCTCGGTACTCGTCTGCTGCTGGGCCTCAGGATGAACCCAACCGAATTCTCTTAGTTACCGTTCATCATATGCTCTATCCTATGACCGTCGAGGTGCTTCATCAAGTGTTTTCTCCTTATGGATTTGTGGAGAAGATTGTCACATTTCAAAAGACTGCTGGTCAGATTCTTCCCGTCTCTAATTCTCACTCTTCTTGTATTTCATGCATGCTTATTTTCTTCTTAGTATCATGCAATTGACGATGTGTTTTTCATGTTGCTTTCAACTGCATATATTTTTTTAAAATCTAGCCATTTCCTAGCACAGTAGAACATATCCTTTTCCACTAGAATTATCAATAAGTTACCACATGTTGAATAGAAGGACTCGTGTTTGCTATTACAATACTCATTTTTGGTGATGTAGGTTTTCAAGCCCTTATACAGTTTCAGTCACGCCAGAGTGCAATACAAGCAGCTGGTGCTTTGCATGTAAGTCTCCTGTTGCATATACAACTTTCAGAACTTAATGTCCAGATGCTTTTGCTATGAATCTCTTGACATCCACCAAAATAAATAATTTCAGGGACGGAACATTTATGATGGTTGCTGCCAGTTAGATATTCAGTACTCAAAGTATGTCTTCAAGCAGTTCCCCTGTTTTTCTTTTGTAACATTTAACTCCTGAGCCTGATCTTATTTTCTTGAATTCCCAGTCTCAGCGAGTTGCAAGTTCACTACAACAATGATAGATCTAGGTAAGATGACTTATTTTTTATAAGTTTGGTTTGGTTTATTTTTTATTAGTTTGGTTGAGCAGCTAGTAGAAGTTGCTTCCATCCATAATAGATTTCACTACATTATGGTTTCTCAAGTGAATGTTGTATGTGATTATACATCTATTTTATTCCTTGTTATATATAGATTCTGAAAGCCGCTTATTTCTGTTTTTCTTCCTCAGAGATTTCACAAATCCATCTTTGCCCACAGAGCAACGTCCAAGATCCTCTCAGGTAGTTATTTACTCCTTTGTGTTATCTTCTATTATTGTTTCTACTATCTAATGTTTGTTGCATTTTTGTTTGGATCATTTGAGTGGGTAAGCTAAGTATTAAGCCTCTGTTTTGTCTATTACTTTGAACAGCTTGGTTATAATGATCCTAGCCTTTTTGGTTTCCAACAGCCTGGAGGTAAGACATTGCAATTTTCCTTCACATTTTTCATCATTCACTCTTGTCATCTTATTAAAAGTATATTAACTTCTTTCCTTCAATCTTCTTTCCGGGCTACAGCTGCATATGGACAGGTTTGTATTCTTTCAAGTCGTCCCAATTCTATAATGTCTGTTAGTTTTTACTGCTTCATTCTGTGCTTCGCTAAACGATATCATTATCTCACATAAAGCATTTGCTTTTGCTGCTGCAATGTTTCTATATCTGATGGGGCAGGCTGCAGTGATTGCTGCTGCATTTGGTGGAACATTGCCTCCTGGAGTGACTGGTACCAATGATCGCTGCACACTTATAGTTAGCAACTTGAACAGTGATGTAAGTAAGACATAACTTGCCATGCACTCTCCACGTTGTTCAACTCATAATTATCTTGTTTATCTTACCTTTATCTGCAGAAAATCGATGCGGATAAGCTCTTCAATCTATTTTCTATTTATGGAAATATAGTGAGAATCAAGGTACTCCGCAACAAACCAGACCATGCCCTTGTCCAGATGGCTGATGGGCTTCAGGCCGAGCTTGCTATACACTATTTAAAGGTGCTTTGTGGTCACTTGACTCCTACCTTAGTTCATTCATTCGTCCTACCTCATTACGTGTTTGTGGTATATATCACCCTTGATACCATTGGAATTTATTTCCTACTACAGGGAGCAATGTTACTTGGACAGAAACTGGAAGTGAACTTCTCTAAGTACCCGAGTATTACCCCCGCTCCTGATGCACATGACTACTCAACCTCCAATCTTAACCGGTTCAACAGTAATGTGGCGAAGAACTACCGCCATTGCTGTGCTCCGACCAAGATCATCCACATCTCAGCGCTTTCACCAGAGATATCTGAGGATGCGATCCTTGAACACCTAGGTGAGCATGGCACCATCGTCAAGTCCAAGCTGTTTGAGGCGAGTGGCAAGACGCAGGCTCTCGTGCAGTTTGAGAGCGAGGAAGAGGCGACCGAAGCGCTGGTCTGTAAGCATGCGAGCAAGCTCGAGGGATCCACAATTAGGATTTCTTTCTCCCAGATGCAGAATATATAGCTATTCTTCCTGGAAAAAGTGTGATGACTCCTCTTTCTTTCTAAACTTTTCAAGTTTGTTATGTGGACCTGTCTTTGTTTGCGCCATGACCAACGATTGTTGCCTGTATCTTGTGTGATGGTTGTAAACTGCTGCCAGCTCATCTGTATCATTTTAGCCTGCTATGGTTTGCTTCCGAGTTACCTGTTCATTTGCAATCGTGGATTCTTTTGCAATTTTATGAGTTGTTGCTTCTCTTCCTAGTAATGACTTCTTTTTAATAATAATATGTactagtgatctaaacgcttttatattagtttatggagggagtactaatgtATTACTGAGACCATAAATATTTAAACCATATTCCCTTCAGACCATAAATTAGACCAGCCAAATGTGAATTATATGTGAAAATATGTTTTCATTATTATTGATTTAATTTATGATCAAAGTTTGATTTTGAAAAGCGTTGTGCACCTTATGTAGGTAGTATAACCTTGAAATCCAGGGAGTATAACTTTGAAAAATCCATCCGAGGACGATAAGGGGTAGTCATTCCCAGCGAGGATGACAGGTTGCCTGTGCCTGTGGCTGCAATTTGCCCCTATTCTGTTCCATGTCGTTTCCATTTACGATGACTGCTTGCCGAACTTGGTcgaaggaagaagatgaagacgaGACAACGATTTCAATCGACCTAAATGGACCTGTCACTGATGAGATTTTTATAATAACAGtaatattttgaaaaaaaataaacaCGCAGTACTCTGGGAACAAAATATTGCTGAACCTAAAAGGTTCTCTCGTTGCAAAATGCAATGTTGTAGATTCATTTTACTATATCTCACTGATTCAATTTTGTTTAATAAAACTTGGTATCACTGATTAAGAACTCCACACTCCAAAATACTAGCAGGTTAAATAATTGTATCACCGGTAAAGAACAACAAACCAAAACTGGATCAGCAGaacgtgccaaaaggatgaagcAGCGTTGATGCTCTTTTACTGctccctccgatccataataagtgtcgtggttttagttcaccACGACACTTATTATGGACGAGGGAGTGTGTCACAGCAGACCATGAAACAAAGAGACAGTGTCCTGGCTTTAGTTCACCACGACACTTATTATGGACAGGAGGGAGTATATCACAGCAGACCATGAAACAAAGAGATGTTCACAAAGAAACCAGTCAGCATGGTATGTATACTATAGTAACGAAGTCGACATGGTATTACACGACACACTCTTACAAATGAATGTAATCAGGCACACTAGTTGTACACCACCGGTGCATCGAAGTTAACACTTTGGACCAGTCAGCAAACAGAGAAAAACAACATGCGTCACATAACAGCATTCCAGGCCATCGGTACGATGCTTCCGTCCAGCTTGGTCATCACGTTCCCGTATCCAACCTTGACATTTTACACGTAAGAAACGAACAGCACAAACAGACCAGCACTGGAGTCCCATCCACCCATTTGCGACCTGCTTGATGGGCAAGCCAATATCAGCAAGCATGAAGCAGAATGGTTAGAGCAACTGAGCTCATGGCACTTACTACTCACCCTTGCTTTGATGACTCACACATCCTCATGTCATTATTCTATTTAGGCGGATGCTCTGGCTCTTTCTTGGGATGGGATCTAGCGATGCAATTACTTGTGGCATGGTCATTCCTCCAGAAACGATAATTTCTGTAGGATCAAATGATTTCAGGTTAGTTTCATTATCAGCTCACAGCTCTAGCCAGCAAGAAACAAACACGGGGAGAAGCCTGTAAAGCGAAATAGGATAGACATCATACCAATTCCTTCTCGAATGGATAAGTTTGGTCTGATGATCTCTTCAGAGTTCAGCAGAAATATATCACCAATATATAGATGATTTGTTGGCACATAAACACTACACAATTCCTCATCACCTTTGTCTGTCTGTAGCACAACACAAAACAGGAGACCATAAAACAGCTGTAATTGCACCATATGGAACATATATTACCCATATAGAGTGGGGTGTCTCAATAACACATTGCTTATAACCAAACTATAGCAATATCCTTGTGAAAAATAAATACCTGAAGGACAACAGTTGATGTTATAAATCCGAATGCGTATTCACCAACACGTGGATGCCGAATTATTGCAACTTCTTTAAATGCTGTCGTATTTTGATCTGTCAAAAAAAATGTAATAAGTCATCATGCGCAGTAGGTCCTGTGATACACTTTTAACAAACAGAACAAAGTAAACACAATGTAACCCTGCTGTGAAACAGATGCACCAAAAGGACTACAAAGAACTGATCTATGACATAGTTAAAATGGGGGTACAACTTAGAAAAAGGACAAACCACTCAGATAGCTCACATGGTTTTTGCAGTAAAAGCCTAAAAGGCAAAGCTGTGTTGTGCTATTTACTAAGTGTGCAAACTTATATGTAATTCAAGCCATCTGAGGGGAGTATTAACCACTAGAAAAATGTCTGAAGAGCATTTGTAAGCATAGAACAAACAATCGGTCCAGTGCAGATGACAAGATATGTCAACTACTTAATGGCAATAAATTACATTAAAGGCAGTCTGTAAGACATGAGAGATAGATGATCAAGCATCACATATGATACGAAGAATAACCTGGTGAAATGGCAGTGCTGACTTGCTTTGATGCCGAATATATGTGCTTCACAAATGGCATTTTCTTTATAAACCATTCTCCAACCCAGAAGACAGTTGAACCCAACCACGAAGAAACAAATATTCCAGCCAGAAATATGAATGCCAGAGAAGTCAGAAAACCAAGACCTGCAAAGTGTGGGTG
The Aegilops tauschii subsp. strangulata cultivar AL8/78 chromosome 3, Aet v6.0, whole genome shotgun sequence genome window above contains:
- the LOC109734803 gene encoding polypyrimidine tract-binding protein homolog 3 isoform X2 — translated: MAEPSRVIHIRNVGHEISETDLLQVVQPFGAVAKLVMLRTKNQALVQMEDLSASISAIQYYTTIQPSVRGRNVYLQYSSHQELTTDQSSHGRNPDQDEPNRILLVTVHHMLYPMTVEVLHQVFSPYGFVEKIVTFQKTAGFQALIQFQSRQSAIQAAGALHGRNIYDGCCQLDIQYSNLSELQVHYNNDRSRDFTNPSLPTEQRPRSSQLGYNDPSLFGFQQPGAAYGQAAVIAAAFGGTLPPGVTGTNDRCTLIVSNLNSDKIDADKLFNLFSIYGNIVRIKVLRNKPDHALVQMADGLQAELAIHYLKGAMLLGQKLEVNFSKYPSITPAPDAHDYSTSNLNRFNSNVAKNYRHCCAPTKIIHISALSPEISEDAILEHLGEHGTIVKSKLFEASGKTQALVQFESEEEATEALVCKHASKLEGSTIRISFSQMQNI
- the LOC109734803 gene encoding polypyrimidine tract-binding protein homolog 3 isoform X1; protein product: MAEPSRVIHIRNVGHEISETDLLQVVQPFGAVAKLVMLRTKNQALVQMEDLSASISAIQYYTTIQPSVRGRNVYLQYSSHQELTTDQSSHGRNPDQDEPNRILLVTVHHMLYPMTVEVLHQVFSPYGFVEKIVTFQKTAGFQALIQFQSRQSAIQAAGALHGRNIYDGCCQLDIQYSNLSELQVHYNNDRSRDFTNPSLPTEQRPRSSQLGYNDPSLFGFQQPGGKTLQFSFTFFIIHSCHLIKSILTSFLQSSFRATAAYGQAAVIAAAFGGTLPPGVTGTNDRCTLIVSNLNSDKIDADKLFNLFSIYGNIVRIKVLRNKPDHALVQMADGLQAELAIHYLKGAMLLGQKLEVNFSKYPSITPAPDAHDYSTSNLNRFNSNVAKNYRHCCAPTKIIHISALSPEISEDAILEHLGEHGTIVKSKLFEASGKTQALVQFESEEEATEALVCKHASKLEGSTIRISFSQMQNI